CTATTCAAGGCATTTCTGCCGCGGGTCTTGTACCATGTGCTTATGCCTTAATTCCTATGTTAGCTCCGGAGGAAGAAGTCCAAAAGTACTTCTCAATTGTGTCCTGTGGATTCAGCTCCACCATTGGTCTAGGACTGATAATTGGAGGTGCATTCGCTGCTACAAAGATAGGCTACAAAGGCATTTTTTATCTGACATTTGCAGTAATGTCTTTAATTGCAATagttgctttcttttttacgTATGGTGTTGAAAATCTTAACGAAAACCCACCAAAGGATCAAGTTGCAAACAGGGTCAGGTCGCTTGATTTTATAGGATCGCTTATATTTGTAACCGGGAGTATACTGATTGTTGTGGGTTTAACAGAAGGAGGTGAATCATGGAACAGACCTGCCACCTACGTAACACTCGTCATTGggattgttcttttttttggtttttttttttggaactGCTCATACGCAAGGATTGTTCGAGGTATTAGTCGTTGTGGAATTGACACTTCTAGATACTTCGAAAAGGTTCAGCTTTTAATTCCTGTAGATGTTCTTTTCatgaaaaactttataCCCATTATTTTGGCTTTTGCTCTAAACAATGCTTGCCTATTTTCGTGTATTTATATCATTGATCAATATTCCCAATACGAAGAGAAAAACAGTCCGCTATATGCCGGTGTCAAGCTAGTTCCCCTAATAATATGTATGGTTATAGGCAATGGCTTGTGTGCATTCGAGTCTACCAAACTAAAGCCTAGAGTGGGAGTGGTGCTTGGCTTTTTTCTGGCCCTTGCTGGGTCGATTATTCTCACCCAATTGCATTTGATCAAAGAGGATAtgttttggaagattttctttagttCACAAGCATTAGTGGGTTTTGGGGTTGCTATTTTCTACCCTTATGCGCTTCAGATTGCAGTGGGTGGGGCTCCTGATCAGTCAAAAGGTATTGCTTCTGGTGTAGCGCAAACTTTTGGTCAACTTGGAATCGAGATAACCTTTTCGGTTATGGCATCAGTTTTGGGAAATATAGATGGAATCAGAGGGCATTCTGGTGCATCCCAGAAATTTCGAACCGGATTCCAAAACTGCACATACTTTACTGTTGCGGTGGGTGCGCTTGGATTTCTGGTAACGTTATTTGGGCTCAAAGGTACTCGCTCACCAACCGATGATATCTCAGACATCGAGTCCTCCATACAGAGAACAAAAGTAGAAATAGATCAAGAGAAGAGCAGAATTTGAGCGGAGGAATTAGCTGTTTTAGTATATAGGGAACCTGGATAAATACGCGCTACATAATGTCGGCCACTTTTGAGCTTACATCTATAACATGCAGATTCGATCTGCCAATTTTAGCTTTAAAAGGCCTGTTTGTAAAAAATGACCTCTTCAATTACTGGTAAATAGCGGCAATATTTCATTAGTCCGGTTTCGCAGGCAAAATGACCATTCGAAACTTCTGGTTGTCCTGGGACAAAAAGATGGTCATCTTATATTGCgtcttttttgttggatGTTTCAACGCGGTGAAGATTATTAATAACACAGATTTACGCTTGATCAGCCGTACGGTTTCgtcaaaaaagaaaagggcCACAATGCGTAGCTCGCTATATACTGTGAGcgttctttctttctgtgCAGGCTGTTAGTACATCATACTTACTTGAAATGTAGTTTTCCACCAAAAATCTACCTGGTGAGAAAGGAGATCTCAGTGCGTCTGGTAAGATTTTTTGGCCAAATAATCAGAATGATAATTACTGACCAACCGTTATGGTGTAAGGATCCTGTGAAGTTTTTGAGATGAGAAGTGCGCGCATTCCAGTTCACTCCACAATGATGATTGGTAGATTAACCTGgcttgttattattatctgCGCGGCGAGATCTGCGCGGCGCCACACTTTCCTATGACAGTGACGGAAAATCTCAGACATATAAAGTGACATTTGGAATGTGTTAAAGCTCTATTTGAAGCAACATAGTGTTTAAAAATCGCCGTAATTGATTATTCAAGCTCACGTTTTGCggttttgaatttgatacCAGAAAATTTTATATAGCAATTGCTGAGTTTCACGCTCTAGAAACTTCACGGCAGTAAATCATACGATGTTTATTATGCTGACAAATACTTCAAATACTGAACCGGGACtaaatgattttgaaaaagatggtGTTTCTAAGAGATCTAAAGATGTGTTgaccattttgaaaataccGATTTTTGGTATAGTAAATTGGGTAATTGCACTAAATAAGTAAGAGattttttacaaaatataaaattgCTTATACTGTTGTTGAACTTTAAAAAGGGCTTCAATTCCGTGATATCTGTGTACACTTCACGCCTAAATATTCAACGTTTGTGAAGAAGGGTAGTAGTTTTCATCGTTCAGGAACTTTAGATCCTCCACTGGTCTTTCAGCCTGCGGTGTAATTCTGAAGGCATGTCTGTGAATCGGTTCTTCCCAATCAATCACAGCGGAATGTTGGACTCTGCGATTATCCCAAACTACAACTGTGCGGGGTTCCCATTTGGCTCTCAATTGTAAATCCTGACTGCTTTCCACTAAGTCGTACAAAAATTCCAATAGTGAGTCAGattcttgtcttttcaaCTCGACTATTTTCCTAGAAAACGCACGATTGACATACAagcacttcttcttcaaaacagGGTGGACCCTAACTAGTGGATGGATATGCGTCACTGGTAACCTCCTTTGTACCCCACCCTGACTTTGTGAGTTTTCAGCCTGCTCCTTCGAGCTGTGGATGACATGAAGAGTActcaaaaaatcttgaaagGGTTTGGACAATCTGTTGAAAGCTTCAATGGTATCCGCAAACAGAGTATCCCCGCCTCCGTCAGGACCTTCCACAAcagtgaaaaaagtatacGAAGGTGGCTGTAGCTCGTAAGAAACGTCCGTATGCCATCCACGAGATGTTGTCGAATCCTTAAAAACTCTTGCAAATTCATCCGCATCGGGTCTACGGAAAGTAATATGTAGCTCTGGGACTTTCTGAGGATGTCCACTGGTTTGATGAATGTGCaactttccaaaatgaCTTCCATATTGAGTTACATATTCTGGTCCTTCGTCAGCAAAATTCTGATCTCTAAAAATGACTACTCCCTTTTGCGCAACAAGCAAGGCAAGTTCATCTTTCGCAGGATCAGAGAGGTCGGTTAACTGGATCCCACTAATTTCAAGACCAAACTTTGGCGTAACCTTCTTCACTTTTGTTTGaccaattctttctttggtaaaaaGATTAGGAAAGTCAACGTCTGCTTTCAAAGCAGGATCTTGATACGCGTGGAATTTGAGCGGCTCATGCTTCTCAGTGGGATCCCAAGTTGGTAAATAATCCGGAtactttgatttttttctgtagGAATTACGGATTTTTAACAAACCAGTAGGAGAGACTTCGTCTTGACCAGCATAAAAATGGGTATCAAAATTTCCATAGCTAAGCTTAGAATTATAATGCAGATTATCTACTGCTGTTGTGACATCCTCAATTTGAGAATCAGGGGAGTAAATTGGGGTCGAGGTTAGAGCGGTTGGAGGAGACATATTTTAGATGAGAGATGTTGTGTTACTCTTTCTAAAGTAGAAGACGTGTATTCTGTTCAAAAGTGTGCCCCCTTTTTATATCCTTCTGCCATCTAAAAGTGCAGGGGGCACCACTGTTGGGTTACAGTCCTGCTTTGTAACACACCAACATCTTTATGTTTGCACTGCACTAAAAGAAAGTTCTCGTGCCCTGTGGCGCCAGGTAAAATATGGCCTCAAGCCACATTGAGGCGTTTCACAGCAATTTTCATATTAGCCTGTATGACAAGTAGCCAGGCCAAGAATGAAGACCTTCTCCGAAAAACGCATAAGAGCTCAAACCCTGCACAGTGTACGATACTAAGTAAAAATGACAGTATACAGCAAAAAgtgtaaaataaaaaaactactTACTTGGCAATTCGTCGGAACTGCCAAACTTAGTTCCAGACTATTTTGGTCGATAGTTTGTGCTAATATCTTCAAGAAGGCCAAGTTGTTGTGGCTCCCATCCTAGCTCTTTCCGAGTAGTTTCGCTCGAAGTCGGACCATCCGTTGCGATAAAAAGGGCCATAAGGCCAAAATGTTTTTCGGCGTTGTTCACAGGAATAGAGACTGCAGGGACGTTCAAAACTTCTCCAATTTCTTGTGCAATATTCTTGAGTGGTATTCCTTGTTCACCGATACCGTGGTAAACTCGGCCGCTTATTCCCTTCTCTAGAACTAGTCTGAACAAACGAGCCACATCTAAGCGATGAACAGCGGACCAGACGTTTTGGCCTTCTCCTATATAGCCAGACTCTCCAGCAATTTTTGCTATATTCATTAACACTCGAACGAACGCTTTGTCTCCCTTTCCATGAACCGAAGGCGCCAACCTGACACATCTCACTGAAACACCTTTATCTTTGTAACTCAACGCAGTTTCCTCATTAAGTGCACGAggattttttaaattttcgTCATTGGCGTCTTCCTCATAAGCTACCTTACCTGAGCGTAGCCCAAACGTATCATTGGTATATAGAAATGGTCTGTTGGTCCCTTTAAGTGACTCTAGCATAGCCACAGTAGCCTGTCGATCAATTTCACAGCATTCATCGTATTTTTCGTAATCATGAACAAAACCTAGATGAATCACCCCTTCAGACTCCGCAGcaccttttttcaaagtatcTAGATCCTTGAGTTCGCCACGAAGGATCTTCACAGCAGGATTTACTGATTTAATCTTTGCAGCTGATTCTTCAGACCTTGCCAAGCCAACAACCTCGTGGCCTAGACCGACCAGTTCTGATACTACAGCGGTACCAATAAATCCAGAAGCCCCAGTCACAAATACTCtcatctttgttttcctgTGGCAAGTACACTCAAAAACTACTGCTCCACAGCACGAGGGCACCGCACTTTATAGTTCAGGTTCTATTCTGTGTAGTTGATGCTTAGTCAGCAGAGGCACTTGCTGATTAAGCTTCCGCGGAAATTGTACCATACGAATAGTTTGGTAAGACTTGGCTATGCTGATATGAAGCTACCGCGATGACCACGACACTTAGGCTGTGTCACTCAGTCCAGGACATGGCGCAACGGCTGGATATCGGTTCGCATTACAGTTTTCCATCTCGGCACCTTCGCCATTAATAGATATCTTTCGACGTAACTTGATACCATTGACACATTGAGGTGTACACATCCGGTGCAttaattcaaaaaagaCTCTACTAAATCTAAAGTCAAAGATCCTATTATCGAGCAAAGACCTGGCAACAAACGTTCCCAAATATCCAAACACAATAGgctaaaaaattaaaagagaCGAAACTAGACAAGAACGTGACAGTATCCCACATATAGTACAGTACATCATGCGTGCTGTGTTACCATTCATTGTAGCAGTATGTTTCTTAATACGTAGACAGcataaaaaattacatcGATTGATTTCGCAAACATAAGACCATCTGACAAACGCTCGTCATATACTTCTTTCTCATCAGGCAACGTCAAGGACCTTGAACCGCCACTGTTGTACTGCAATGACTGCTAGCGGTATCTTTACTTCGCATCCAGTTTACCGGTTTCTCGTTTGCTTGAAACACACAAAGTCGTAAGCATAAAAAAGCTTTGCTTCTATACTAGCATGCATTGTTGCATTGTACTACCGATGGCGACAACCTTCCACCACGTGATATGTGATCGAAGGTAGCCAAACCTTCCGGTAATGGTGCGTGAATCTGCAAAACTGTGGCTACCGGTATatgaaaaagttgaaaaagtgGCGGGAAGACATCCCGCGTTGATAACAGTAGACCAACGGACAATTACTAAGCAACGGCCAGCACGCAGGGACATCTATAGTATGGCATAACACGTAGCGCCTCCCCTTGTTGGCCGATAAGGGTGTGTTTGTATATGTGGCGACTGTATTGGACCTCAGTGAATTATACATCACTACcaaacttttcaaagacacAGGCGGAATTGTGAAGACAAAATATGTGGCTTcgggaaaaaaaaggcacaCCATTCGATGATGCAGAGTTAAAACCCCCCCGACCTTTTAGTCATAGACTATAGAAGCCTAGTCTTGGCTGCATGTAGAAAGGGTGCTTTTTCCAGTGGCTCCCTCGAAAAGACAGGACAGTAAAGTAATATGACGCTGGCGATAGCCACGGAATAATTATTGAGGAATTAGATTCTACACATCGACATATCATCGACAGTACGTGCCTGTTGAAACGCATCAAAAACAATGTACATAAATAGAGGCCCAATTTCACCCTAAACAGTGATATTGGTTCTCTTCAATCGGTAGAtcagcaagaaaaaaataacactTGAATAATGTCAAAAGTTGACATAGATATTGGAGCTGACTCaatttcctcttctgaTGAGATCTTGATACCATCGGCCCTCGCAGATGCCACATTAGCGTTCATGGAGGAGAATGATGCAACAGTTGCGCAGATAACGCCtgaacaagagaaaaaactgaagaagaagcttttTCTAACAATATTCTGCTTTGTTTCTGCTATCAATCTTTTGCTTTACATGGATAAAGCCACTTTGTCCTATGATTCGATTCTGGGGTTTTTCGACGACACCGGTCTTACCCAAGATACGTACAATACGGTCAATACACTGTTCTACGTTGGTTTTGCTATTGGCCAATTTCCTGGGCAATATTTGGCGCAAAAGTTACCGCTTGGCAAGTTTTTGAGTGGAATTTTAGCAACATGGACCGTACTCGTCTTTTTGCTTTGCGCTGCTTACAATTTTTCTGGGGTCGTTGCTTTGAGGTTTTTCTTGGGGCTGACAGAGAGTGTCGTCATTCCAATACTGATTACCACTATGGGTATGTTCTTCAATGCATCCGAAAGAGCTGCTGCTCAGccgtttttctttgcgGCATGCATGGGGTCTCCGATTCCAACTGGATTCATTGCGTATGGTGTTCTTCACATAACGAATCCAAGCATTGCCTTATGGAGGATATTCACAATCATAATTGCCGGACTGACTTTCATCATGACTATTGTTGTATTTCTGTGGTTCCCTAACAATCCTGCCGATGCTAAATTTTTTACAGTGGAGGAAAGAGTATGGATCATCAGGAGAGTTCAAGCATCCACGGGCTCTTCTATTGAACagaaagttttcaaaaagagcCAGTTTAAAGAGGCAATGAATGATTACATAACCTGGTTGTTTGGattgtttttccttctccAGCAGCTGGCTAACAATTTGCCTTACCAGcaaaatcttttatttgaagGAATGGGTGGTGTCGACGCCTTAGGATCAACATTGGTATCGGTCGCTGGAGCAGGTTTCGCAGTGGTTTGTGCCCTTATTGCTTCTTTGACGTTAATTAAATGGAAGAATATTTCAGCTTTGACCGCAATTTTTTGGACGTTACCAGCATTGGTAGGATCCATTGCTGCCGCTGCCTTACCATGGGACAACAAAATCGGCATTTTAGCAAATATTTGTATGGCAGGTCAAATTTTTGGGATTCCCTTCATTATAGCTCTTAGCTGGGCAAGCTCAAGTGCCTCTGGATATACTAAGAAATTAACAAGAAGCTCGGTGTGTCTATTTGCAATGGGTATTGCTAATATTATTTCCCCACAAATATGGAGAGCAAAAGACGCTCCCCGCTACCTACCTGCTTGGATCGTCCAAATCgttttatcattttctttggcaCCAGCCATTCTGTTGTTAATCCACTTCATACTGAGGGCAAGAAATAACGAAAGATTAAAAAATTACGACGAAAACTTTCAAGGTTATGTTAACAAATATCAACTTGTCGAAAGTgatacttcttcttctaacgAAAAAGGTGCAACAGTTGCGCATGAAAGCAACTTGGCAGTGTTCGACCTGACTGAtttagaaaacaaaactttTATATATCCTTTATAAACAGACGTTATTGTTCTATTCTACAACTAATTAATTAAAAATCAATCTAATGTTTTCACAAATCTCTAAAGAAATGGCTTTTATTCTCTTAGCTATTATGCGAATCATTTAACCGAATATGTTTTACTTCGTGTCAATCATCAGTTTCAAGAAGACCATTATGCAGATAATACACTTTGGACACGAGGACTATCATTAAATGAATCATTACGGCACTGATTTGAAATAGTGCAAAAGATTGaatattgaatattctttaCCAATATTATTCTCATGAATTAGAAAGTCAAAAAATGCTAAAGAAACTTACTATAAGAAAAAGTGCATACAAAATGCATCACAACAAGAGCACATTATTTTCGTGTATCTTGAAAATCGCAAGTTCATCCCATTTCTATATTCCATCCATACTTAAAGCCTCCACCAGGAAAAAATGGCTGCATATGTTATAATCCAATTTACATCTTCATCTCCCAAAAAAACTGACTTCTAGAATGATCACTTGGAGTTGGGCCGTACCAGAAAAAGAGAGTCTAGCCTTCACAATGACTCAAAAAACATTGCCAGGGGTAGGGGTAAagggattttttttttttgaacgtttccatttgatgatttttttcaatgatatGATACTAAAAGTATGCTTTACTCACCACTAAATATAGCCGGTATGGTTTAAATTGATCACGGTAAGCGCTTGCCAATGGCAGTAACAATAAGATGTGGCTGGCCATTGACGGCTCGATAGGCTGCATCGATAGTTGGTGAAGGCGTAAAAGAATAGGTGAAAACAAGCGCTTAAATCCACAATTTCTCGCAAGACTTTGATTTTCTGATGGATAGATTTGTTACAAGATAAATTACACGAATGGCGTGAGTTCTGGTGCACAACTTTAATATAACAAACTTCACCTGTGTAGTCTCTTGGATGATTATTGCcttatgttttttttttcaatttgcGTTATGTtacttttacaaaaatagTGCAATTTTGATTGCACAACATAAAACGGAGGCAAACGGTTGACAACGGCTTAATTCGTTGCAATCGTTGAAATGTGTATGTGATCTATCCTCTTAAAAAGTCCTAACTCGGTAGTAAGCAACCTAATTAGCACAACGAATAGAACAACAGAATTCTTATGTAAACGACGTGTAAAATACATTGAGTGTACACTATATTCCAAGTTCTAGCATCACTTGGCTAAATGATTCATAACTCTCTCAACTATATTTGAACATAACTGTGCCACcaataaaaacatcaaaatcTCTTGCCAAATATCCGTTAAATAGTTTATAATGTCTGTTTGAATTCTGAAACCTCTCTTCACAGTAATAACTTTATACCTGGTATACATTTGTAATGTCTGTTGCTATTCGATTTGAAATGTTGGTCTGGATTGTTGCAAGTTAATTTAAGTCACACAATTAACGCGTTAATGTTCTGAAATGCTTGGATACCTACCATATTAATCAGTGGGGCTACAGTGACGCTAAAATAGCAGTAGGTGAAGAATCATTGACTTTCttaaccaaaaaaagtGGTCCATTCAAAAGTCATTAGCCAAGATAGTCGGGAGTAGTTGATCCCAAATTTTAACATGATATGGTAAATACATTGATATGTGAGCCAACAGGTTTATCCTTCATATTCTGGTATTCGACCGAGGATTTTAGGTGTTCTGCAGTGGCAACCGAGCTTAGGAAACATTAGCACAATGCATACCAATGGTTGACGAGTCTTGTTAGATGTACGTTTACATTTATCATTGTGCCACAGTGGATGCCATGATTTTAGACAAGTCAATCACAAAGTTATACTGTCAAGTTAATGATGTTATGTGCAGTTTTTAGGCAACCCATAAATTTGAAAGGCTAATATACATGATCTTCGCTATTCATTTGTAATACTACACTGATGATTATACCAGTAATCGACCCATATGTCTTGTCACAGGTATCAAATATTCCTGGCGATGCGGGCTTTCACAAGACTTTCTTGATAGATTCAGCAGGCACCAGTTTTATATGCAACCCATCTCACAATGACAATGACTTCAGTAATTGCAACCCCTTTGATAGCACTTTGTGGACTGGTCTTAGACGGTACATTTGAATTCAATTATGGAAACTGTTAAGAGTTTTGGTGGGGGTTATTTCCGTATACGTAAACATTTCTGCCATTATTTGACCAGCTTTCGTTATAAACATTTTAAGATTTTGCTCAGGTCACTCTGTGCTCATAATGTCTTGAACATTCCAATCTGTTGTTTATAGTGAAGGGTGGAGAAGATGTAAATGAGTGGTCGCAAAGGATAGATTTAGTGACATGTATAACTTACTGTTCCGGAACTTCAGAAACACGGTCAGAGTATTATGTTGGATGTTTGGTtaatcaaaaattaaacaataAACGTATAACCTATAAACAACTATTGGATTTACATCAACATGATTGTCACACTTCAGTGAACCTTTGGGTAGAAACTGGAGTTATGGACAtgaaagttgaaaaaaaattgacatCTTGTATTGTTTAGTTATTTTAATGTTACGGTTGTAGTTATATTATTCCTCAGTTATCATTTCCTTTATTCGATGGTATTTTATCTCTTGATCgtgtataaatatatataaaaattgTTTCTAGAGTCTTACCGTTTCCATCgaagaataaaatttcatttcGGTCTTTGataggaaaaaataatgatggGAATATATTGCTTTTGG
This DNA window, taken from Saccharomyces eubayanus strain FM1318 chromosome XII, whole genome shotgun sequence, encodes the following:
- the JLP1 gene encoding sulfonate dioxygenase; protein product: MSPPTALTSTPIYSPDSQIEDVTTAVDNLHYNSKLSYGNFDTHFYAGQDEVSPTGLLKIRNSYRKKSKYPDYLPTWDPTEKHEPLKFHAYQDPALKADVDFPNLFTKERIGQTKVKKVTPKFGLEISGIQLTDLSDPAKDELALLVAQKGVVIFRDQNFADEGPEYVTQYGSHFGKLHIHQTSGHPQKVPELHITFRRPDADEFARVFKDSTTSRGWHTDVSYELQPPSYTFFTVVEGPDGGGDTLFADTIEAFNRLSKPFQDFLSTLHVIHSSKEQAENSQSQGGVQRRLPVTHIHPLVRVHPVLKKKCLYVNRAFSRKIVELKRQESDSLLEFLYDLVESSQDLQLRAKWEPRTVVVWDNRRVQHSAVIDWEEPIHRHAFRITPQAERPVEDLKFLNDENYYPSSQTLNI
- a CDS encoding basic amino acid transporter, which gives rise to MAWEKHARVTKAIEKIRNRCQKSAYQLNVNVALIFLGCTFDLLNVASMISLIDDLAQKYDISYTTASWSLTSYAVTFAGFIAFMGRLGDIVGNSILFTISCFFFAILSLLCAVMPNFPAFAVFRAIQGISAAGLVPCAYALIPMLAPEEEVQKYFSIVSCGFSSTIGLGLIIGGAFAATKIGYKGIFYLTFAVMSLIAIVAFFFTYGVENLNENPPKDQVANRVRSLDFIGSLIFVTGSILIVVGLTEGGESWNRPATYVTLVIGIVLFFGFFFWNCSYARIVRGISRCGIDTSRYFEKVQLLIPVDVLFMKNFIPIILAFALNNACLFSCIYIIDQYSQYEEKNSPLYAGVKLVPLIICMVIGNGLCAFESTKLKPRVGVVLGFFLALAGSIILTQLHLIKEDMFWKIFFSSQALVGFGVAIFYPYALQIAVGGAPDQSKGIASGVAQTFGQLGIEITFSVMASVLGNIDGIRGHSGASQKFRTGFQNCTYFTVAVGALGFLVTLFGLKGTRSPTDDISDIESSIQRTKVEIDQEKSRI